A window from Streptomyces sp. NBC_00335 encodes these proteins:
- a CDS encoding 2-oxoacid:acceptor oxidoreductase subunit alpha, with protein MTSQVSSPAEQSDGAEGAVVGEQRTPPGPSGEPADHAGPGGRDGDAGESVTKEVRRLDRVIIRFAGDSGDGMQLTGDRFTSETASFGNDLSTLPNFPAEIRAPAGTLPGVSSFQLHFADHDILTPGDAPNVLVAMNPAALKANIADVPRGAEIIVNTDEFTKRPMAKVGYETSPLEDGSLDAYNVHPVPLTTLTVEALKDFGLSRKEAERSKNMFALGLLSWMYHRPTEGTETFLRQKFAKKPQIAEANVTAFRAGWNFGETTEDFAVSYEVAPATRAFPAGTYRNISGNLALSYGLIAAGQQADLPIYLGSYPITPASDILHELSKHKNFGVRTFQAEDEIAGIGAALGAAFGGALGVTTTSGPGVALKSETIGLAVSLELPLLIVDIQRGGPSTGLPTKTEQADLLQAMYGRNGEAPVPIVAPRTPADCFDAALEAARIALTYRTPVFLLSDGYLANGSEPWRIPDVADLPDLKVQFAAGPNHELADGTEVFWPYKRDPQTLARPWAVPGTPGLEHRIGGIEKQDGTGNISYDPANHELMVRTRQAKIDGITVPDLEVDDPDGARTLVIGWGSTYGPITAAVRRLRIAGLPIAQAHLRHLNPFPRNLGEVLKRYDKVVVPEMNLGQLATLLRAKYLVDAQSYNQVNGMPFKAEQLANHLKEAIND; from the coding sequence GTGACCAGCCAGGTCAGTAGCCCAGCCGAACAGTCCGACGGGGCCGAAGGCGCAGTCGTCGGCGAGCAGCGGACGCCCCCGGGCCCGAGCGGTGAACCCGCAGATCACGCAGGCCCCGGCGGTCGCGATGGAGACGCCGGGGAATCCGTGACGAAGGAAGTACGCCGACTCGATCGGGTGATCATCCGCTTCGCGGGTGACTCCGGTGACGGCATGCAGCTCACCGGTGACCGCTTCACCTCGGAAACCGCCTCCTTCGGCAACGACCTCTCGACGCTGCCGAACTTCCCGGCCGAGATCAGGGCGCCCGCCGGCACCCTCCCCGGCGTCTCGTCCTTCCAGCTGCACTTCGCCGACCACGACATCCTGACGCCGGGCGACGCCCCGAACGTCCTGGTGGCGATGAACCCGGCGGCGCTGAAGGCGAACATCGCGGACGTACCGCGCGGCGCGGAGATCATCGTCAACACGGACGAGTTCACCAAGCGCCCGATGGCGAAGGTCGGCTACGAGACCTCCCCGCTGGAAGACGGCTCGCTGGACGCCTACAACGTCCACCCGGTGCCGCTGACCACCCTCACCGTCGAGGCGCTCAAGGACTTCGGGCTCTCCCGCAAGGAGGCCGAGCGCAGCAAGAACATGTTCGCGCTCGGGCTGCTGTCCTGGATGTACCACCGGCCCACCGAGGGCACCGAGACCTTCCTGCGGCAGAAGTTCGCGAAGAAGCCCCAGATCGCGGAGGCGAACGTCACCGCCTTCCGGGCGGGCTGGAACTTCGGCGAGACCACCGAGGACTTCGCCGTCTCCTACGAGGTGGCCCCGGCCACCCGCGCCTTCCCGGCCGGCACCTACCGCAACATCTCCGGGAACCTCGCCCTGTCCTACGGGCTGATCGCGGCGGGCCAGCAGGCCGATCTGCCGATCTACCTGGGCTCGTACCCGATCACCCCGGCCTCGGACATCCTGCACGAGCTGTCGAAGCACAAGAACTTCGGCGTACGCACCTTCCAGGCCGAGGACGAGATCGCCGGCATCGGCGCGGCGCTGGGCGCGGCCTTCGGCGGCGCGCTGGGCGTGACCACCACCTCCGGCCCGGGCGTGGCCCTGAAGTCCGAGACGATCGGCCTCGCGGTCTCCCTGGAGCTGCCGCTGCTGATCGTGGACATCCAGCGCGGCGGCCCCTCCACGGGTCTGCCGACCAAGACGGAGCAGGCCGACCTGCTGCAGGCCATGTACGGGCGCAACGGCGAGGCCCCGGTGCCGATCGTGGCCCCGCGCACCCCGGCGGACTGCTTCGACGCGGCGCTGGAAGCGGCCCGGATCGCGCTGACCTACCGGACCCCGGTGTTCCTGCTCTCCGACGGGTACCTCGCCAACGGCTCCGAGCCCTGGCGGATCCCGGACGTGGCGGACCTGCCGGACCTGAAGGTGCAGTTCGCCGCCGGCCCCAACCACGAGCTCGCGGACGGCACCGAGGTCTTCTGGCCGTACAAGCGCGATCCGCAGACCCTGGCCCGCCCCTGGGCGGTCCCGGGCACGCCGGGGCTGGAGCACCGGATCGGCGGCATCGAGAAGCAGGACGGCACGGGCAACATCTCGTACGACCCGGCCAACCACGAGTTGATGGTCCGCACCCGCCAGGCCAAGATCGACGGCATCACGGTCCCCGACCTGGAGGTCGACGACCCGGACGGCGCGCGGACCCTGGTCATCGGCTGGGGCTCGACGTACGGGCCGATCACGGCCGCCGTACGCCGGCTGCGGATCGCCGGGCTCCCCATCGCGCAGGCCCACCTGCGCCACCTCAACCCCTTCCCGAGGAATCTGGGCGAGGTCCTGAAGCGTTACGACAAGGTAGTGGTGCCGGAGATGAACCTCGGGCAGCTCGCGACCCTCCTGAGGGCGAAGTACCTGGTCGACGCACAGTCGTACAACCAGGTGAACGGCATGCCGTTCAAGGCCGAGCAGCTCGCCAACCATCTCAAGGAGGCCATCAATGACTGA
- a CDS encoding 2-oxoacid:ferredoxin oxidoreductase subunit beta has translation MTEVTDSPALLSLVPKAAAKQSMKDFKSDQEVRWCPGCGDYAVLAAVQGFMPELGLAKENIVFVSGIGCSSRFPYYMDTYGMHSIHGRAPAIATGLATSRRDLSVWVVTGDGDALSIGGNHLIHALRRNVNLKILLFNNRIYGLTKGQYSPTSEVGKITKSTPMGSLDAPFNPVSLAIGAEASFVARTVDSDRKHLTEVLRAAAAHEGTALVEIYQNCNIFNDGAFEVLKDHEQAQEAVIRLEQGQPIRFGVDGAKGVVRNVATGDLEVVTVTPENESRILVHDASSASPTNAFALSRLADPDTLHQTPIGVFRNVRRPVYDTLMADQLETAVDRSGKGDLGALLSGNDTWTVVG, from the coding sequence ATGACTGAGGTGACCGACAGCCCCGCCCTGCTCTCGCTGGTGCCCAAGGCGGCCGCCAAGCAGTCGATGAAGGACTTCAAGTCGGACCAGGAGGTCCGCTGGTGCCCCGGCTGCGGCGACTACGCGGTCCTCGCCGCCGTCCAGGGCTTCATGCCGGAGCTGGGGCTGGCGAAGGAGAACATCGTCTTCGTCTCGGGCATCGGCTGCTCCTCGCGCTTCCCGTACTACATGGACACGTACGGGATGCACTCGATCCACGGCCGCGCCCCGGCGATCGCCACGGGGCTCGCCACCTCGCGCCGCGACCTGTCGGTGTGGGTGGTCACCGGTGACGGGGACGCGCTCTCCATCGGCGGAAACCACCTGATCCACGCCCTGCGGCGCAACGTCAACCTCAAGATCCTGCTGTTCAACAACCGGATCTACGGGCTGACCAAGGGGCAGTACTCCCCCACCTCCGAGGTCGGCAAGATCACCAAGTCGACCCCGATGGGCTCGCTCGACGCGCCCTTCAACCCGGTCTCGCTGGCGATCGGCGCGGAGGCCTCCTTCGTGGCCCGTACGGTCGACTCCGACCGCAAGCACCTCACCGAGGTGCTGCGCGCGGCGGCCGCCCACGAGGGCACGGCGCTGGTGGAGATCTACCAGAACTGCAACATCTTCAACGACGGCGCCTTCGAGGTCCTCAAGGACCACGAGCAGGCCCAGGAGGCCGTGATCCGCCTCGAACAGGGGCAGCCGATCCGCTTCGGCGTGGACGGCGCCAAGGGCGTCGTGCGCAACGTGGCCACCGGCGACCTGGAGGTCGTGACCGTGACCCCCGAGAACGAGTCCCGGATCCTGGTCCACGACGCCTCCTCGGCCTCCCCGACCAACGCGTTCGCGCTGTCCCGGCTGGCCGACCCCGACACGCTGCACCAGACGCCCATCGGGGTGTTCCGCAACGTGCGGCGGCCCGTCTACGACACGCTCATGGCCGACCAGCTGGAGACGGCCGTGGACCGCAGCGGCAAGGGCGACCTGGGCGCGCTGCTGAGCGGGAACGACACCTGGACCGTCGTGGGCTGA
- the rarD gene encoding EamA family transporter RarD gives MKAQNDQRTGLLYGFASYGMWGIVPLFWPLLQPAGAIEILAHRMVWSLAVVGLALLVLRRWGWMAELLRQPRKLALTAVAAALVTVNWGVYIWAVNNGAVVEASLGYFINPLVTIALGVLVLGERLRRTQWAAVGIAVTAVLVLAVGYGRPPWISLILAVSFALYGLIKKQLGMGGLESLTAETVIMFLPALGYLLWLGSRGESTFTAQGPGHAALLASAGLVTAIPLICFGAAAIRVPLSTLGLLQYMAPVFQFGLGVLYFHEAMPPARWAGFSLVWVALSILTWDALRTARRSRALRLDALSAHLPSSVPSPVPSPLPTPERETA, from the coding sequence GTGAAGGCACAGAACGACCAGCGCACGGGGTTGCTCTACGGCTTCGCCTCGTACGGAATGTGGGGGATCGTGCCCCTCTTCTGGCCGCTCCTCCAGCCCGCCGGGGCGATCGAGATCCTCGCCCACCGCATGGTGTGGTCCCTGGCCGTGGTCGGTCTGGCGCTGCTGGTTCTGCGGCGCTGGGGATGGATGGCGGAGCTGCTGCGCCAGCCGCGCAAGCTCGCCCTCACCGCGGTGGCCGCCGCCCTGGTCACCGTGAACTGGGGCGTCTACATCTGGGCGGTCAACAACGGCGCGGTCGTCGAGGCGAGCCTCGGCTACTTCATCAACCCCCTGGTCACCATCGCCCTCGGCGTCCTGGTCCTCGGCGAGCGCCTGCGCCGCACGCAGTGGGCGGCGGTCGGGATCGCCGTCACCGCCGTACTGGTCCTCGCCGTCGGGTACGGGCGGCCGCCGTGGATCTCGCTGATCCTGGCCGTCTCCTTCGCCCTGTACGGGCTGATCAAGAAGCAGCTCGGCATGGGCGGCCTGGAGTCGCTGACCGCCGAGACCGTGATCATGTTCCTGCCCGCCCTCGGCTACCTGCTGTGGCTCGGCTCGCGGGGCGAGTCCACCTTCACCGCCCAGGGCCCGGGGCACGCCGCCCTGCTGGCCTCGGCCGGTCTGGTCACCGCGATCCCGCTGATCTGCTTCGGCGCGGCCGCGATCCGGGTCCCGCTGTCCACCCTCGGGCTGCTCCAGTACATGGCCCCGGTCTTCCAGTTCGGGCTCGGCGTCCTCTACTTCCACGAGGCCATGCCGCCCGCCCGCTGGGCCGGCTTCTCCCTGGTCTGGGTCGCCCTGTCGATCCTCACCTGGGACGCCCTGCGCACCGCTCGGCGCTCCCGGGCCCTGCGCCTGGATGCCCTGTCGGCGCACCTGCCGAGCTCGGTCCCGAGCCCCGTCCCGAGCCCCCTTCCGACCCCGGAGCGCGAGACCGCGTAA
- a CDS encoding DUF6193 family natural product biosynthesis protein, protein MNVNEETRAAVVEAQWIDRRRTWADGLERLGPKVWRLGTIAVLEAAHAHPLLRQLYPYTSHCHVHFSSTTRFPYEVAVPFVIPLPDGRFRVVRRDPFGEVGEVATAGEAVDLVAAHAPPSLRLATTGLPMDA, encoded by the coding sequence ATGAACGTGAACGAAGAGACCCGTGCGGCGGTCGTCGAAGCGCAGTGGATCGACAGGCGGCGGACATGGGCGGACGGCCTGGAGCGCCTCGGGCCCAAGGTCTGGCGCCTCGGCACCATCGCGGTGCTGGAGGCGGCCCACGCGCACCCGCTGCTGCGGCAGCTGTACCCGTACACGAGCCATTGCCACGTGCACTTCAGCAGCACGACCCGCTTCCCCTACGAGGTGGCGGTCCCCTTCGTGATCCCGCTGCCCGACGGGCGGTTCCGCGTCGTGCGGCGCGATCCCTTCGGGGAGGTCGGCGAGGTCGCCACGGCCGGGGAGGCCGTGGACCTGGTGGCCGCGCACGCACCGCCGAGCCTCCGGCTCGCCACGACGGGGCTGCCGATGGACGCGTAG
- a CDS encoding YybH family protein, whose product MSIIKHTLPLAAAAIALTVGSIAGPSLIQAQAAASSTSAVAETPAAAAAPAATEAPAATEAPADSAGQAGGIFNPRPVARTPEQLLQLLGERIKAKDIEGIIALHEPEAAIVDWDLSVIRGHAAIRTFYVGWFNLNPVLTVNARQTVATGGWRGWDGVVRQRTASIMGDYSLEQAGTDGTRVSFTGNFCDTVEEQLDGTWLYVLDNPYPPHGGGTPAAASHH is encoded by the coding sequence ATGAGCATAATCAAGCACACGCTTCCGCTCGCCGCCGCCGCCATCGCGCTGACGGTCGGGAGCATCGCAGGGCCCAGCCTCATCCAGGCCCAGGCGGCCGCCTCGAGCACGTCGGCCGTCGCCGAGACGCCGGCAGCCGCCGCGGCTCCCGCGGCCACCGAGGCCCCGGCGGCCACCGAGGCTCCGGCCGACTCCGCGGGCCAGGCGGGCGGCATCTTCAACCCGCGGCCGGTCGCGCGAACCCCCGAACAGCTGCTCCAGCTCCTGGGCGAGCGGATCAAGGCCAAGGACATCGAGGGCATCATCGCCCTGCACGAGCCCGAAGCGGCGATCGTCGACTGGGACCTCTCGGTCATCAGGGGCCACGCCGCCATCAGGACCTTCTACGTCGGGTGGTTCAACCTGAACCCGGTGCTCACCGTCAACGCCCGCCAGACCGTGGCGACGGGGGGATGGCGCGGCTGGGACGGCGTGGTGCGCCAGCGCACGGCGTCCATCATGGGCGACTACAGCCTGGAGCAGGCCGGGACGGACGGCACCCGCGTGAGCTTCACCGGCAACTTCTGCGACACCGTGGAAGAGCAGCTGGACGGCACGTGGCTGTACGTCCTGGACAACCCGTACCCGCCCCACGGCGGGGGCACGCCGGCGGCTGCCTCCCACCACTGA
- a CDS encoding isochorismatase family protein, which yields MPGIAPISSYQLPTAAELPASKAPWKPDPDRAALLVHDMQRYFLAPFPAEIRDPLVRHCALLRERCAALGVPVFYTAQPGGMTDGERGLLKDFWGPGMRVDPVDRQIVTELAPRPADQVLTKWRYSAFFRSDLLARMRAQGRDQLIVCGVYAHVGVLATALEAFTNDIQPFLVADAVGDFSAEYHQLALDYAAARCSVVTTTEEVFR from the coding sequence GTGCCGGGCATAGCCCCGATCTCGTCATACCAGCTGCCGACGGCGGCCGAACTGCCCGCCAGCAAGGCCCCGTGGAAACCCGACCCCGACCGAGCGGCCCTGCTCGTGCACGATATGCAGCGCTACTTCCTCGCACCGTTTCCCGCGGAGATCCGCGATCCGCTGGTACGCCACTGCGCGCTCCTGCGGGAGCGCTGCGCCGCCCTCGGGGTGCCGGTGTTCTACACCGCGCAACCCGGAGGCATGACCGACGGGGAACGCGGGCTGCTCAAGGACTTCTGGGGTCCGGGCATGAGGGTGGACCCCGTCGATCGTCAGATCGTCACGGAACTCGCGCCGCGGCCCGCGGACCAGGTGCTCACCAAGTGGCGCTACAGCGCGTTCTTCCGCTCGGACCTGCTGGCCCGGATGCGCGCCCAGGGCCGCGATCAGCTGATCGTCTGCGGGGTGTACGCGCACGTCGGCGTGCTGGCGACAGCCCTGGAGGCGTTCACCAACGACATCCAGCCGTTCCTGGTCGCCGACGCCGTCGGTGACTTCTCCGCCGAGTACCACCAGCTGGCCCTCGACTACGCGGCCGCCCGCTGCTCGGTGGTCACCACCACCGAGGAGGTCTTCCGATGA
- a CDS encoding anthranilate synthase family protein — protein sequence MNPTQLLEHVLGSDPGPFALLHRPESLGADRVEILLGEIGTPARLADIPLADGSGRPGGPRHEALVLVPHQQITERGFIAAADGSPLIAMSVTDQGQIATSQALRSLPDEPITLDGGHFDTEDEAYADTVRAVLDNEIGTGEGSNFVIKRSFVTTITGYSTRSALSLFRRLLTRESGAYWTFIVHTGTRTFVGATPERHVSLRDGVAAMTPISGTYRYPPTGPVRSEVMEFLTDGKETDELYMVLDEELKMMARVCRGGGRVRGPFLREMAHLAHTEYVIEGRSDLDPRDILRETMFAPTVTGSPLENACRVIARYEPRGRGYYGGIAALIGRDADGARTLDSAILIRTADIRASDADDSAHVEVGVGATLVRHSDAGAEVAETRTKAAGVLAALGAANRLVEDPLIQKALGSRNETIARFWLSDAESRARPHPMLAGRRALIIDAEDTFSSMLAHQLSAIGLTVELAAFDAAHRFDDHDLVVMGPGPGDPREAGDRRMAHLTSAIEELLSRRIPFLAVCLSHQLLSRHLGLDLRRRDVPNQGTQREIDLFGSRERVGFYNSYEARSRAEHLECPGVGEVKVSLDPRTGEVHALRGAHFGSVQFHLESVLTQDSERVLTELLVPLLEAAEVVKV from the coding sequence ATGAACCCGACGCAGCTGCTCGAACACGTGCTGGGCTCCGATCCGGGTCCCTTCGCCCTGCTGCACCGCCCCGAGTCGCTGGGCGCGGACCGCGTGGAGATCCTGCTGGGCGAGATCGGTACGCCGGCCCGGCTGGCCGACATCCCGCTCGCCGACGGGAGCGGGCGGCCCGGCGGGCCCCGGCACGAGGCGCTGGTCCTGGTGCCCCACCAGCAGATCACCGAGCGCGGCTTCATCGCCGCCGCGGACGGCTCACCGCTGATCGCGATGTCGGTGACCGACCAGGGGCAGATCGCCACGTCGCAGGCGCTGAGATCCCTGCCGGACGAGCCGATCACCCTGGACGGCGGGCATTTCGACACCGAGGACGAGGCCTACGCCGACACGGTCCGCGCGGTCCTCGACAACGAGATCGGCACCGGCGAGGGCTCCAACTTCGTCATCAAGCGCTCGTTCGTCACCACCATCACCGGGTACTCGACGCGCAGCGCGCTCAGCCTGTTCCGCCGGCTGCTCACCCGGGAGAGCGGCGCCTACTGGACCTTCATCGTGCACACCGGCACGCGGACCTTCGTGGGCGCCACTCCCGAGCGCCACGTCAGCCTGCGGGACGGCGTCGCGGCGATGACCCCGATCAGCGGCACCTACCGCTACCCGCCCACCGGACCGGTCCGCTCGGAGGTCATGGAGTTCCTCACCGACGGCAAGGAGACCGACGAGCTGTACATGGTGCTGGACGAGGAACTCAAGATGATGGCCCGGGTCTGCCGGGGCGGCGGCCGGGTGAGGGGACCGTTCCTGCGGGAGATGGCGCACCTCGCGCACACCGAGTACGTCATCGAGGGGCGCAGCGACCTCGACCCCCGGGACATCCTGCGGGAAACGATGTTCGCCCCGACGGTGACCGGCAGCCCGCTGGAGAACGCCTGCCGGGTGATAGCCCGCTACGAGCCGCGCGGCCGCGGGTACTACGGCGGAATCGCGGCCCTCATCGGCCGCGACGCCGACGGCGCGCGCACCCTGGACTCGGCCATCCTCATCCGCACCGCCGACATCCGTGCCTCGGACGCCGACGACAGCGCCCACGTGGAGGTCGGGGTGGGCGCGACCCTGGTCCGGCACTCCGACGCCGGCGCCGAGGTCGCGGAGACCCGTACCAAGGCCGCGGGCGTGCTCGCGGCGCTGGGCGCCGCGAACCGGCTCGTCGAGGACCCGCTGATCCAGAAGGCCCTGGGGAGCCGCAACGAGACGATCGCGCGCTTCTGGCTCAGCGACGCCGAATCGCGGGCGCGGCCCCACCCGATGCTCGCCGGCCGCCGGGCCCTGATCATCGATGCCGAGGACACCTTCAGCTCGATGCTGGCCCACCAGCTGAGCGCCATCGGACTGACCGTCGAGCTCGCCGCCTTCGACGCGGCCCACCGCTTCGACGACCACGACCTCGTCGTCATGGGCCCGGGACCCGGCGACCCGCGGGAGGCCGGCGACCGCCGGATGGCCCATCTCACCTCGGCGATCGAGGAGTTGCTCTCCCGGCGCATCCCCTTCCTGGCCGTGTGCCTGAGCCATCAGCTGCTGTCCCGGCACCTCGGGCTCGACCTGAGGCGCCGGGACGTCCCGAACCAGGGCACCCAGCGCGAGATCGACCTGTTCGGCTCGCGGGAGCGGGTCGGCTTCTACAACTCCTACGAGGCCCGGTCGCGGGCCGAGCACCTGGAGTGCCCCGGCGTCGGCGAGGTGAAGGTGAGCCTCGACCCCCGCACGGGAGAGGTGCACGCCCTGCGCGGAGCGCACTTCGGATCCGTGCAGTTCCACCTCGAATCCGTGCTCACCCAGGACAGCGAGCGCGTCCTGACCGAGCTCCTCGTCCCCCTGCTGGAAGCCGCGGAGGTGGTGAAGGTATGA